From Daphnia pulicaria isolate SC F1-1A chromosome 4, SC_F0-13Bv2, whole genome shotgun sequence, one genomic window encodes:
- the LOC124336367 gene encoding uncharacterized protein LOC124336367, with protein MANLSSASPIGIGLLFILICLTTGSTGAVFSLEEEFLQLKENYFQMKELVKSLESKVTELETKVQRQDSLLTSLLREKNDRAVAADFDSVPISTNQSAVAINGLPSSCSDLKMIGHIWSGFYSVMGSSVMESVYCDFTKPIDDAGFEKWIGYDNVKSTPVYFFVQRTSPLSADWPYQISFNSEILNVGSAMNIQNGVFIAPRPGIYFFLFNGLAKFPASSSIDVRLGISLQSNAAGSGSQESYVSEANTVDFQRSPLALQSILSLKTDDYVLLRIVSYSSNEVQLYEANFLGFMLEEEIVVSL; from the exons ATGGCCAATTTGTCTTCTGCCTCACCCATTGGAATAggtttgttgtttattttgatCTGTTTGACGACTGGGTCGACTGGCGcagttttttctttagaaGAAGAATTCCTACAACTTAAGGAGAATTAT TTTCAAATGAAAGAACTCGTTAAGAGTTTGGAGTCGAAAGTGACTGAACTAGAGACCAAAGTTCAACGACAAGATTCGCTTTTAACTTCCTTGTTACGAGAGAAAAACGATCGCGCAGTAGCCGCCGATTTTGACTCTGTCCCAATTAGCACTAATCAATCAGCAGTGGCCATAAACGGACTGCCATCTTCATGCAGTGATTTAAAGATGATTGGCCACATTTGGAGCGGATTTTATTCCGTCATGGGATCTTCAGTAATGGAATCCGTTTACTGTGATTTCACAAAACCCATTGATGATGCGG GTTTCgagaaatggatcggatacgaCAACGTCAAATCAACGCCCGTCTATTTCTTCGTCCAGAGAACCTCTCCATTATCCGCTGATTGGCCTTATCAGATTTCATTCAATTCCGAGATACTGAACGTAGGAAGTGCCATGAATATTCAGAATGGAGTATTCATAGCCCCACGACcaggaatttatttctttttattcaatggACTGGCGAAATTTCCAGCTTCATCATCTATTGATGTTCGATTAGGAATTTCGCTTCAATCGAACGCTGCTGGGTCTGGAAGTCAAGAGAGTTATGTTAGTGAGGCAAACACTGTCGATTTTCAAAGAAGTCCGTTGGCCCTCCAGTCGATACTGTCGTTAAAAACAGATGATTATGTCTTGTTGAGGATAGTTTCCTATTCATCAAACGAAGTGCAATTGTATGAAGCGAATTTCCTTGGTTTCATGCTGGAGGAGGAAATCGTCGTCTCCCTTTAA
- the LOC124336212 gene encoding uncharacterized protein LOC124336212 yields MTLFTSVTVIQLFFLLLARFTCLTTGAYLEDKVLQLEKNYIKIKEDLEAKVVNLETKVARLEAQVNHQESIFTALIKSERDKKFASQKGISRNVETNEHYKRNAAPRTCGEVFATNPLLDSGMYWIDPDGQGVGDNAINVYCNMTTGSTSVLHDSELKIDVGKCSDPGCYSRKINYYATEKQIAALVGLSNNCSQTIIYDCSNAPLINKDVSYSWWNDKNGNKKTFSSTGMANCDGSLRIQAIGVIESKQDLPMTRLNFGGTSQGSGQHTLGRLECTGKVKVEGMPTSCDDLWRIGNTMNGIYSIVANKKVQTVFCDFNKRLGSEKGFQTWIGFSNVKSAQVHFYAKMSAAFTKEKTPLPFKEARINVGKGMDLSTGKFTAPRTGFYFFSFTGLAEFPLASTSKTLGVRLLLDGTSVGNAWVSEQHTFKDQSSPLTLQSILYLKSGQKVWLEIDTISTGVKLFDRFYTHFTGFLLEEEDMSL; encoded by the exons ATGACTCTCTTTACCAGCGTAACAgttattcaattgtttttccttcttttggcTCGGTTCACTTGTTTAACAACGGGAGCATATTTGGAAGACAAAGTTTtgcaacttgaaaaaaattat ataaaaatcaaagaagattTGGAAGCCAAAGTGGTTAATTTGGAAACAAAAGTGGCTCGTCTAGAAGCCCAAGTTAACCACCAAGAATCGATTTTCACTGCTTTGATAAAGAGCGAACGGGACAAAAAGTTCGCATCACAGAAGGGCATTTCGAGAAATGTTGAAACGAATGAACATTACAAAAGAAATGCTGCCCCTAGGACATGCGGAGAGGTATTTGCAACAAATCCTCTGTTGGATTCCGGCATGTATTGGATAGACCCCGACGGCCAAGGAGTAGGAGACAATGCCATCAATGTCTATTGTAACATGACAACCG GCTCGACTTCAGTTTTGCATGACAGTGAACTTAAAATAGACGTGGGAAAATGCTCTGATCCTGGGTGCTATTCCAGGAAAATCAATTATTACGCAACTGAAAAGCAAATTGCAGCCTTGGTGGGATTGTCAAATAATTGCAGTCAAACTATTATA TACGATTGCAGCAACGCTCCCTTAATAAATAAAGATGTCTCCTATTCCTGGTGGAAtgataaaaatggaaataagaaaacattttcatcTACCGGAATGGCTAACTGTGACGGTAGTCTACGTATTCAAGCCATTG GAGTAATTGAAAGTAAACAGGATCTCCCAATGACGCGCTTAAACTTTGGTGGAACCTCCCAAGGATCGGGTCAGCACACGTTGGGAAGATTGGAATGTACAGGAAAAGTGAAAGTTGAAGGGATGCCGACGTCGTGTGATGACCTATGGCGAATTGGAAACACCATGAACGGAATTTATTCCATAGtggcaaataaaaaagttcaaaCTGTCTTCTGCGATTTTAATAAACGGCTTGGCAGCGAAAAAG GTTTTCAGACATGGATCGGATTTTCCAACGTTAAATCAGCGCAAGTCCATTTTTACGCTAAAATGAGTGCTGCGTTCACCAAAGAGAAAACTCCACTTCCGTTCAAAGAGGCGCGAATAAACGTGGGAAAGGGCATGGACTTATCGACAGGGAAATTTACAGCACCTCGAACGggattttactttttctcaTTCACAGGACTGGCAGAGTTTCCACTGGCATCGACTTCTAAAACTTTAGGAGTTCGCCTACTGTTGGACGGGACTTCTGTCGGAAATGCTTGGGTCAGTGAGCAGCACACCTTCAAAGACCAATCAAGTCCTTTGACCCTTCAATCGATCCTCTACTTGAAATCAGGCCAAAAAGTCTGGTTGGAGATTGATACAATTTCAACAGGGGTGAAATTGTTTGATAGATTCTACActcatttcacgggtttcctgttggaggaggaggatatgAGCCTTTGA
- the LOC124336400 gene encoding uncharacterized protein LOC124336400 isoform X2, which yields MAFKNLVGAILAAVFLFLCCGAFLFGLVASQDAELGEQQASAQYYRPYYNYNRRPAYPVRRPTYNNYHYQRPQRPAAAPSNTNYRPAPAPTTSTARPSSAAVTGTSCRSSNSYQQYGICWAADNQRLQISPSLTIENFVRFHKMNMYSDVFDSHSYRKQLCEQSRRFNSVGVMCVTSPSDLAYDDDDCDYLRAGGVTTSTAKTCVDDDVCICVVGDPYESIADNTKAPNDPLNAFLSGTHAGTGYWSAWTAALNQEIQNTLAASGIYWRP from the exons ATGGCTTTTAAAAACCTCGTCGGCGCTATCTTAGCG gctgtctttttatttctctgcTGTGGTGCCTTCCTCTTCGGTTTGGTGGCAAGTCAAGACGCCGAACTTGGAGAGCAACAGGCGTCCGCTCAGTATTATCGTCCTTATTACAACTACAATCGACGTCCAGCCTATCCGGTAAGACGTCCTACGTACAATAACTACCATTACCAGCGTCCtcagaggccagcagcagctccttccAACACCAACTACCGTCCAGCACCAGCACCGACCACCAGCACTGCTAGACCCAGCAGTGCGGCCGTCACTGGAACAAGTTGCCGTTCATCCAACAGCTACCAGCAATACGGAATTTGCTGGGCCGCAGACAACCAACGATTGCAAATCAGTCCCAGTTTGACAATTGAGAATTTCGTCAGGTTTCACAAGATGAATATGTACTCCGATGTGTTTGATTCGCATAGTTATCGGAAGCAATTGTGCGAACAGAGTCGACGCTTCAACAGTGTGGGGGTCATGTGCGTCACCTCCCCCAGCGATTTAGCATACGACGACGATGATTGTGATTATCTCAGAGCGGGTGGTGTAACGACGTCGACTGCTAAAACGTGCGTCGATGACGATGTCTGTATTTGCGTGGTGGGCGACCCGTACGAATCGATTGCCGATAACACTAAAGCTCCTAATGACCCTCTTAACGCTTTTCTGTCTGGAACTCACGCTGGAACTGGATACTGGTCGGCATGGACGGCTGCGTTGaatcaagaaattcaaaacacGTTAGCAGCTAGCGGTATCTATTGGCGACCATAA
- the LOC124336704 gene encoding uncharacterized protein LOC124336704, whose product MVHFHNGPLFIKTGLFLILMCFSTSSGGTIASLEDRLKEVEIKLETEVNQLKEKNIQLEEKVTQLEAKNAQLENKVQKQETILTSLLLQSRQHKPPTESEIVSNNRQNFIQSSTKSAAMPRTCRELWMANPSLQSGMHWIDPDGQGVGDNPIYVYCDMTTGSTSILHDSESPIDVGHCADPGCYSRSINYNASIRQIKALVELSSECHQSIKYDCYYAPFEFIAIPYAWWNDRDGNAQYFWAGNNAEGIHTCQCGIDGNCVDSSAKCNCDAAAPIQLVDDGVITNKNVLPVTRLNFGRTQLETSTGIHTLGRFECSGTVALTKMPTSCEDLWLIGHTLNGFYSIMGSTMMESAYCNFTKLPDDAGFQKWIGYAGVKSVPVHFYVQRSSSFNSAGVPIPFDLTRLNEGTAMNLTSGIFTAPRTGTYFFSFTGLAQFPASSSLLPLGVSLKLNNNSMGLAWVQDANTVAGALNPLTLQSTLKLKKGDAVWVEITSSMPSGVNLFDNGSHHTHFTGFVLEEEIVASL is encoded by the exons ATGGTACACTTCCACAACGGGCCGTTATTTATCAAGACAGGactatttttgattttgatgtgTTTCAGTACGTCATCCGGTGGAACCATCGCTTCCTTGGAAGACAGATTAAAAGAAGTGGAAATCAAGCTGGAGACAGAAGTTAAtcaactgaaagaaaaaaatattcaacttGAAGAGAAAGTAACGCAACTGGAGGCCAAAAATGCCCAACTGGAAAATAAAgtccaaaaacaagaaacaattttGACTTCCCTGTTGCTTCAATCCAGACAACACAAACCACCAACTGAGTCAGAAATAGTTTCAAATAATCGccaaaattttattcaatcaTCTACAAAGAGTGCTGCAATGCCAAGGACATGTCGCGAACTTTGGATGGCTAATCCTTCCCTTCAGTCCGGAATGCACTGGATCGATCCGGACGGCCAAGGCGTCGGCGATAACCCGATCTACGTTTACTGCGACATGACGACGG GATCTACATCCATTCTACACGACAGTGAATCCCCTATCGACGTGGGTCATTGCGCTGATCCTGGATGTTATTCGCGATCTATCAATTACAACGCGTCCATCAGGCAGATAAAAGCGTTAGTTGAGTTATCATCCGAATGTCACCAGTCGATTAAG TACGATTGCTACTACGCCCCTTTCGAATTTATTGCTATCCCCTACGCTTGGTGGAATGACAGAGACGGAAATGCGCAATATTTTTGGGCCGGAAATAACGCGGAAGGAATTCACACCTGCCAGTGCGGAATCGATGGCAATTGCGTCGATTCTTCTGCCAAGTGCAACTGTGATGCTGCGGCGCCAATTCAGTTAGTCGACGACG GTGtaatcacaaataaaaatgttttgcctGTCACTCGGTTGAATTTTGGCCGAACTCAACTGGAAACTTCGACGGGTATTCACACGCTTGGTCGATTCGAATGTAGTGGAACGGTCGCCCTTACAAAAATGCCCACCTCTTGCGAGGATCTTTGGTTAATTGGCCACACCCTAAATGGATTCTATTCAATCATGGGATCTACGATGATGGAATCCGCTTATTGCAATTTCACAAAACTCCCTGATGATGCGg GTTTCCAGAAATGGATCGGGTACGCCGGCGTGAAATCGGTGCCtgtccatttctacgtccagagaaGTTCTTCGTTCAACTCAGCTGGAGTTCCGATTCCGTTTGATTTGACGCGACTTAACGAGGGAACTGCTATGAATTTGACATCGGGGATCTTCACGGCACCGCGAACGGGAACTTATTTCTTCTCATTCACGGGTCTGGCACAATTTCCAGCTTCATCATCATTGCTTCCTTTAGGAGTTTCTCTTAAGCTGAACAATAATTCAATGGGGTTGGCTTGGGTTCAAGATGCAAACACCGTCGCTGGTGCATTAAATCCGTTGACCCTCCAGTCGAcgcttaaattgaaaaaaggcgaTGCAGTTTGGGTGGAAATTACCTCCAGCATGCCATCAGGTGTGAATTTGTTTGACAACGGTAGCCATCACACTCATTTCACTGGTTTcgtgttggaggaggaaattgttgCTTCGCTTTGA
- the LOC124336540 gene encoding chondroitin proteoglycan 1-like isoform X2, with amino-acid sequence MKLPVPPVSTVSPTPTPTSTTTTTQSPGTFICPSEFGFFPTGIPCDDDFWRCSNGLSYLMSCPPTTIWYQDQTICDYPYNVPGCA; translated from the exons ATGAAACTTCCAGTAC CACCTGTCTCGACTGTATCGCCTACGCCTACGCCTACATCGACGACGACTACTACTCAATCCCCCGGCACATTTATCTGTCCCAGTGAATTCGGATTCTTTCCCACTGGTATCCCATGTGACGATGATTTCTGGAGATGCTCCAACGGTCTATCTTATCTCATG AGCTGTCCACCAACTACCATTTGGTATCAAGATCAGACAA TCTGTGACTACCCGTACAACGTTCCGGGCTGCGCTTAA
- the LOC124336459 gene encoding mitochondrial transcription rescue factor 1-like: MSNCAFVSRVFQIPFTGLKKGKVLVEHIRLTSSITRPTGLLHQLTVLPTNNACLSLRALKHTSKFSRGKGEKAVDEDEEDDEDTSSTDISALDSDILSDVDDKDIKIVKKKLNSLRLDTLLKAGLGIAKNKIDTAFYESKIRVNGDKLLKKSKRLEIGDEVDLIKGPNVMNPAFLDVGRVIILKADYTPDLEKVLVLLKRYRSLTIENYANPYKSGAE; this comes from the exons ATGTCTAATTGTGCTTTTGTATCTcgtgtttttcaaattccctTTACtggattaaaaaaaggaaaagttctAGTTGAGCACATTAGACTCACCTCATCAATTACGAGACCCACCGGCTTATTGCATCAACTTACAGTGCTACCCACCAATAATGCCTGCCTTTCACTGAGAGCTTTAAAACATACTTCTAAATTTTCAAggggaaaaggagagaaagctGTCGATGAAGATgaggaagatgatgaagatacATCATCAACAGATATTTCA GCACTGGATTCAGATATTCTTTCTGATGTGGATGACAAAGATATAAAAATAGTAAAGAAGAAACTGAATTCGTTGAGACTGGACACCCTTCTTAAAGCAGGGCTTGGGATTGCCAAGAA TAAAATAGATACTGCCTTCTATGAGAGTAAAATTAGAGTGAATGGAGATAAACTACTGAAGAAAAGCAAACGA TTGGAAATTGGAGATGAAGTTGACTTGATTAAAGGGCCTAATGTGATGAATCCTGCGTTTCTAGACGTGGGACGAGTTATAATACTAAAAGCGGATTACACTCCTGACTTGGAAAAGGTCTTAGTTTTGCTGAAGAGATACCGATCGCTTACAATTGAAAATTACGCCAATCCTTATAAATCAGGCGCTGAATAA
- the LOC124336540 gene encoding major mite allergen Der p 23-like isoform X1: MKLPVRITPVSTVSPTPTPTSTTTTTQSPGTFICPSEFGFFPTGIPCDDDFWRCSNGLSYLMSCPPTTIWYQDQTICDYPYNVPGCA; this comes from the exons ATGAAACTTCCAGTACGTATAA CACCTGTCTCGACTGTATCGCCTACGCCTACGCCTACATCGACGACGACTACTACTCAATCCCCCGGCACATTTATCTGTCCCAGTGAATTCGGATTCTTTCCCACTGGTATCCCATGTGACGATGATTTCTGGAGATGCTCCAACGGTCTATCTTATCTCATG AGCTGTCCACCAACTACCATTTGGTATCAAGATCAGACAA TCTGTGACTACCCGTACAACGTTCCGGGCTGCGCTTAA
- the LOC124336400 gene encoding uncharacterized protein LOC124336400 isoform X1, whose product MAYKNIASVFTAAVFLCICCGAFLFGLVASQDAELLSGEQQASAQYYRPYNNRRPAYPVRRPSRPTYNNYHYQRPQRPAAAPSNTNYRPAPAPTTSTARPSSAAVTGTSCRSSNSYQQYGICWAADNQRLQISPSLTIENFVRFHKMNMYSDVFDSHSYRKQLCEQSRRFNSVGVMCVTSPSDLAYDDDDCDYLRAGGVTTSTAKTCVDDDVCICVVGDPYESIADNTKAPNDPLNAFLSGTHAGTGYWSAWTAALNQEIQNTLAASGIYWRP is encoded by the exons ATGGCTTACAAAAATATCGCCAGCGTTTTCACAGCG GCTGTCTTTCTATGTATCTGTTGTGGGGCCTTCCTATTCGGTTTGGTGGCGAGTCAAGACGCCGAACTTTTGTCAGGAGAGCAGCAGGCGTCTGCCCAGTACTATCGCCCTTACAACAATCGACGACCGGCCTATCCAGTGAGACGTCCTTC ACGTCCTACGTACAATAACTACCATTACCAGCGTCCtcagaggccagcagcagctccttccAACACCAACTACCGTCCAGCACCAGCACCGACCACCAGCACTGCTAGACCCAGCAGTGCGGCCGTCACTGGAACAAGTTGCCGTTCATCCAACAGCTACCAGCAATACGGAATTTGCTGGGCCGCAGACAACCAACGATTGCAAATCAGTCCCAGTTTGACAATTGAGAATTTCGTCAGGTTTCACAAGATGAATATGTACTCCGATGTGTTTGATTCGCATAGTTATCGGAAGCAATTGTGCGAACAGAGTCGACGCTTCAACAGTGTGGGGGTCATGTGCGTCACCTCCCCCAGCGATTTAGCATACGACGACGATGATTGTGATTATCTCAGAGCGGGTGGTGTAACGACGTCGACTGCTAAAACGTGCGTCGATGACGATGTCTGTATTTGCGTGGTGGGCGACCCGTACGAATCGATTGCCGATAACACTAAAGCTCCTAATGACCCTCTTAACGCTTTTCTGTCTGGAACTCACGCTGGAACTGGATACTGGTCGGCATGGACGGCTGCGTTGaatcaagaaattcaaaacacGTTAGCAGCTAGCGGTATCTATTGGCGACCATAA
- the LOC124336423 gene encoding rab-like protein 3, with product MASIDIDKVRIIVIGDSGVGKTSLIHTLCHGEPIINPTWTIGCSVDVKLHEYREGTSAQKTFFVELWDVGGSSGHKNTRSVFYTPAHGIILVHDLTNRKSEGNLRKWLAEVLTKECNGNTLSSVRTVNPSRNQDIDEYDPEQFIGSSQIPILVVGTKLDLAEEVRTHFNRRLSPIAEECGAGEIFVDCTTAKAMAPGSSSSVKLSRFFDLVIEKRFYNRDRPSPFTDKRRLMSGYSGNTINHKTFHFE from the exons atggcCTCCATCGATATTGATAAAGTACGAATCATAGTTATTGGAGATTCTGGTGTGGGGAAAACGTCGTTGATCCACACTCTCTGTCATGGAGAACCAATAATCAATCCAACATGGACAATTGGCTGCTCAGTTGATGTGAAACTACATGAATATCGTGAGGGTACTTCGGCCCAGAAGACGTTTTTTGTGGAACTCTGGGATGTTGGAGGAAGTTCTGGCCACAAGAACACAAGATCTGTATTTTACACACCTGCTCACG gGATAATTTTAGTCCATGATCTGACAAACCGTAAATCAGAAGGGAATTTGAGAAAATGGCTAGCTGAGGTTTTAACCAAAGAATGCAATGGAAATACTTTGTCATCTGTGAGGACAGTGAATCCTTCAAGGAATCAAGATATTGATGAATATGATCCAGAACAGTTCATCGGTTCATCACAG ATTCCCATACTTGTTGTTGGAACTAAGCTTGACTTGGCTGAAGAGGTAAGAACTCACTTTAATAGAAGACTATCTCCCAtcgccgaggaatgtggtgctGGTGAAATTTTCGTG GACTGCACCACAGCAAAAGCAATGGCTCCCGGTTCTAGTTCCTCTGTTAAACTATCTAGGTTTTTCGACCTAGTGATTGAAAAACGTTTCTACAACCGAGATCGACCTAGTCCGTTTACAGACAAGCGTAGACTGATGTCAGGATACTCCGGAAATACCATAAATCacaaaacatttcattttgaataa
- the LOC124336400 gene encoding uncharacterized protein LOC124336400 isoform X3 yields the protein MAYKNIASVFTAAVFLCICCGAFLFGLVASQDAELLSGEQQASAQYYRPYNNRRPAYPVRRPSYNNYINQRPLTPAASNNNYRPAPTIARPSTAVTGSTCSSSNSYQQYGICWAADSQRLQISPSLTIENFVRFHKMNMYSDVFDSHSYRKQLCEQSRRFNSVGVMCVTSPSDLAYDDDDCDYLRAGGVTTSTAKTCVDDDVCICVVGDPYESIADNTKAPNDPLNAFLSGTHAGTGYWSAWTAALNQEIQNTLAASGIYWRP from the exons ATGGCTTACAAAAATATCGCCAGCGTTTTCACAGCG GCTGTCTTTCTATGTATCTGTTGTGGGGCCTTCCTATTCGGTTTGGTGGCGAGTCAAGACGCCGAACTTTTGTCAGGAGAGCAGCAGGCGTCTGCCCAGTACTATCGCCCTTACAACAATCGACGACCGGCCTATCCAGTGAGACGTCCTTCGTACAACAACTACATCAACCAGCGACCTCTAACGCCAGCAGcttccaacaacaactacCGCCCAGCACCGACTATTGCTAGACCCAGTACGGCCGTCACTGGATCGACATGCAGTTCATCGAACAGCTACCAGCAGTACGGAATTTGCTGGGCCGCAGACAGCCAGCGATTGCAAATCAGCCCCAGTTTGACAATTGAAAATTTCGTCAG GTTTCACAAGATGAATATGTACTCCGATGTGTTTGATTCGCATAGTTATCGGAAGCAATTGTGCGAACAGAGTCGACGCTTCAACAGTGTGGGGGTCATGTGCGTCACCTCCCCCAGCGATTTAGCATACGACGACGATGATTGTGATTATCTCAGAGCGGGTGGTGTAACGACGTCGACTGCTAAAACGTGCGTCGATGACGATGTCTGTATTTGCGTGGTGGGCGACCCGTACGAATCGATTGCCGATAACACTAAAGCTCCTAATGACCCTCTTAACGCTTTTCTGTCTGGAACTCACGCTGGAACTGGATACTGGTCGGCATGGACGGCTGCGTTGaatcaagaaattcaaaacacGTTAGCAGCTAGCGGTATCTATTGGCGACCATAA
- the LOC124336481 gene encoding uncharacterized protein LOC124336481 — protein sequence MEHYSFWIVNTLLVYLTFNYALCNPFDKENLESSNRRSEYDDYSWPNLPSRPFFHPWRNEYRGRKMWNYDRPEPPRSPFHPEELPVGLRTPFLGFRESIFEKVIIPHLRGNSIPSRQKSYRNFDQNALFRHEVEESNFKLPKSYFAESPLASEINFQHEVEEPSEKSYSFDKLFRLGTGNLPLSNSKKTFA from the exons ATGGAACATTACAGCTTTTGG ATTGTTAACACGCTACTCGTTTACCTTACCTTCAACTATGCATTGTGTAATCCATTTGATAAGGAGAATTTAGAATCGTCAAACAGGAG ATCTGAATATGATGACTATTCGTGGCCAAACTTACCCTCGCGACCATTCTTTCATCCTTGGAGGAACGAATATCGCGGGAGAAAAATGTGGAACTATGACAGACCAGAACCACCCAGATCGCCTTTTCATCCGGAAGAATTACCGGTCGGACTTCGAACCCCTTTTCTGGGCTTCC GGGAGTCCATTTTCGAAAAGGTGATCATTCCTCATTTGCGCGGTAACTCCATCCCTTCTCGGCAGAAAAGTTACAGAAATTTCGACCAGAACGCTCTTTTTCGTCACGAAGTCGaggaatcaaattttaaactcCCGAAATCTTATTTCGCTGAAAGTCCTCTAGCCAGTGAAATAAACTTCCAGCATGAAGTGGAAGAACCGAGTGAAAAATCGTATAGCTTCGACAAGCTTTTCCGACTTGGAACTGGAAATTTGCCGCTAAGTAATTCTAAGAAGACTTTCGCATAA